A stretch of the Aegilops tauschii subsp. strangulata cultivar AL8/78 chromosome 4, Aet v6.0, whole genome shotgun sequence genome encodes the following:
- the LOC109779116 gene encoding aquaporin SIP1-1: MAMGAAVREAAADGVVTFLWVLCVSTLGASTAAVTTYLSLHEGIHYALLVTVSILALLLFAFNLLCDALGGASFNPTGVAAFYAAGLTSPSLFSIALRLPAQAAGAVGGALAISELMPEQYKHMLGGPSLKVDPHTGAVAEGVLTFAITFAVLCIIVKGPRNPIVKTAMLSVSTVSLVLTGAAYTGPSMNPANAFGWAYVNNLHNTWEQLYVYWICPFVGAILAAWTFRAVFPPPVPKPKTKKA; the protein is encoded by the exons ATGGCGATGGGAGCGGCTgtgcgggaggcggcggcggacggcgtcgtGACCTTCCTCTGGGTGCTCTGCGTCTCGACGCTCGGCGCCTCCACGGCCGCCGTCACCACCTACCTCAGCCTGCACGAGGGGATCCACTACGCCCTCCTCGTCACCGTCTCcatcctcgccctcctcctcttcgccttcAACCTCCTCTGCGACGCCCTCGGCGGCGCCAGCTTCAACCCCACCGGCGTCGCCGCCTTCTACGCCGCGGGCCTCACCAGCCCCTCGCTCTTCTCCATCGCGCTCCGCCTACCAGCGCAG GCCGCCGGAGCCGTGGGCGGAGCTCTGGCCATCTCCGAGCTGATGCCGGAGCAGTACAAGCACATGCTCGGCGGACCCTCGCTCAAGGTGGATCCCCACACCGGCGCCGTCGCTGAAGGGGTGCTCACCTTCGCCATCACCTTTGCCGTCCTCTGCATCATCGTCAAGGGACCCCGCAACCCCATCGTCAAGACAGCCATGCTCTCCGTCTCCACCGTCAGCCTCGTCCTCACCGGCGCCGCATACACCGGCCCCTCCATGAACCCTGCCAAT GCCTTTGGTTGGGCGTATGTTAACAATCTGCACAACACCTGGGAGCAGCTGTACGTGTACTGGATATGCCCCTTCGTCGGTGCCATTCTCGCTGCGTGGACCTTCAGGGCCGTGTTCCCGCCACCAGTCCCTAAGCCCAAGACCAAGAAAGCATGA